The segment GGAGAGATCCGGGGCAGTATGCGGCTGTATGCCCGATTCCTTGACGACCAAGCACGGGCTGATTTGCGCCACTTTTTGCAGCAAGAGATGGACATCGATGCATTCACGGTGTCGCAGGTGACCTATTCGCCCATGATTGAGCGCAGTCTGACCAACCTGGGAACGGTGATTCGCACAGAGGCAGGGTTAAACGGATTTCATGCCATCCGCGCCGCCCTGATCCTTGCGGCGGACGATCCCGATGGCCTGAGTATGCTTAATGTGATTCGATTTTTTCCGTCACCGAGTATTCGGATTAGCGCACCCTAACTCCTGAGGTTGAAGAATGCGTTTATGGAAATTGCGGAATATCGAGATGCTGCCCTCCAAGCCATCGATACGGAAATGGATGCAGAGATCAAGGCATCACCGCTGCCATCGATTCCAACGGAAAGCTTGAGTGTGCCGGGGCCGTATGCGTTCACTGCTGAATCTTTGAACTGCGGCGCGATCGCCTCTCCTCCCGTAGAGAACTGGTAGAACGCCCCTTTCGGGTCGATTTCTACATGCCAGATGGTCTGATCGAGCCTGCCCCCGGGATTGTGATTTCGCATGGGCTGGGATCGGGGCCGGAGGCGTTCGCCTATTTGGCAGAACATCTCGCCTCCTACGGATTCGCGGTGGTGGTGCCGCAGCATATTGGTAGCGATGCTGAGCGTCGTCAGGCCGCAGTTCAAGGGCTATTGAGCAGCGATGTGAATCCCGTGGAGTATCTCGATCGTCCCCATGATATTTCGTTTGTTCTGGACGAGTTAGAACGGCGATCGCAAACCGACCCAGCGCTTCAGGGCAAACTCGACTTGCAGAATGTGGGCGCGATTGGGCACTCGTTTGGGGGCTACGCCGTGTTAGCTCTGGCAGGAGCACCGTTGAGCATTGATCGGTTGCAGCAAAGCTGTGCGAATAATCAAATTAGTTTCAATGCGGCTCCTTCGCTGCAATGCTTGGCGAGTCGGTTGCCCCAGTTCAACTATCAGCTTCAGGATGAGCGCATCAAAGTCGTGGTGGCCATGAGTCCAATTACGGGCATTCTCTTTGGCCCAGAAGGGATGAGCCAGATTCCAGTCCCAACCATGATCATGGCAGGCAGCAAAGATATTATTGCCTCGGTAGTTCAGGAACAGATCCATCCCTTCATTTGGCTGACGACGCCTGAGCGGATCTCTATCCCCATCTGTTGTTTAATCTGGACTTTTGCGTGACGGTGAATGATGCCTCGAATCCCTGATATCAGTACTAATCCACCAAACGCAATCGGTCAGCGCTCATCTTAATACTCACTCAAGACTCACCCCGAGATTGCTGTCCCACAATGGAAGTGCCCTCTTATTAGGTTTGCACGATGACATCTGAAACTTGGACTCACGATACGCTGACCACCAACGGCGTGACGCTGCACTACGTTACCCAAGGCCAGGGGGATCTGATGCTGATGCTGCACGGATTTCCTGAGTTTTGGTATTCCTGGCGGCACCAGATTCCTGAATTTGCCCAACATTACAAGGTGGTGGCGCTAGACTTGCGGGGCTACAACGATAGTGATAAGCCCGAATCCGTGGATGCCTACCGCATGGAGGAATTGGTTAAAGATGTGAACGGTGCGATTCACGCCCTGGGGTACGATCGCTGTATTTTGGTGGGTCATGATTGGGGAGGGGCGATCGCCTGGTCGTTTGCCTATGCCCATCCTGATAGGGTGGATCGCTTGATCGTGATGAATTTGCCCCATCCCGCTAAGTTTGTCGCTGGCCTGAAAACCCCGCAACAACTTCTCCGCAGTTGGTACATTTTCTTTTTCCAGCTTCCCATCCTGCCGGAACTGGTGCTGTGGTGGGATGACTACCGTATGGTTGCCGCTGCCTTTGCAGACATGGCCATCAATAAGTCCGCCTTTACACCTGAGGATTTGGATGCGTTTAAAACAGCGGCGGCTAAACGCGGCGCACTCACCGCTATGCTCAACTACTATCGCGCTAATTTTGGCAGGGATAATCGGCTCAATCGCCCGTGGGACAAGCTTTTAATCCCGACGCTGCTGATTTGGGGGGAGAAGGATGCCGCCTTGGGCGTTGAACTCACCTACGGCACGGAAGACTATGTCGAGGATTTGAAAATTTGCTATATCCCGAACTGTAGCCATTGGGTGCAGCAAGAACAGCCGCAGTTGGTGAATCAGTACATGCGCGATTTTTTGGATCGGGATGATCTATCGGTGGAGTAATTGCTGTTGGAGACATCGCTCCGGTACACTGCAAGGCTAGATGTGGAGTGCTGGCAGTATGGATTACGATTCCGCCCAACCGATCATTTTGAATTATGGTCAGCTTGTTGACGACGACGATCGCAACTTCTTGAATCGCCTCCGTCAGGGTGTGCCCCCGATTCCCGGCCAGGTCACGGAAATTCTGCTGGCGCTCAAGGTTTTGTTTGAAGCCCTCAAAGAGGTTCCAGCCCTAGAGCGGGACTTGGTATCTGCGCTCTTCACACTGGCCTACGATAGCCGCCAGTCTTTCACTGCTGGACGGCAACGGGGTGTGGAATGGCCGCCCTTGCTGGATGAGGATTTGGAACGGATTGCGATCGCCGTTCGCAGTATTTTGGCGGGCACGTGGTATGGGTAAGCGGGTCGCCAAACCAAAACCGTGCGATCGCTGCCAAATGTTAAGTGCCCTGCGCTATCGGATTCAGTACACAGCGGATTCGGGTTGGGTGCTGGTTTGTCCAGCGTGCTGGCAGGTTTG is part of the Synechococcales cyanobacterium T60_A2020_003 genome and harbors:
- a CDS encoding alpha/beta hydrolase, yielding MVIRKAGIPIAPWHHRFIGRSLLLGAIAFLSGLPFAKPVEAAERVRVTFGQLEFPLAIDDLETFANTGEIRGSMRLYARFLDDQARADLRHFLQQEMDIDAFTVSQVTYSPMIERSLTNLGTVIRTEAGLNGFHAIRAALILAADDPDGLSMLNVIRFFPSPSIRISAP
- a CDS encoding alpha/beta fold hydrolase; translation: MPDGLIEPAPGIVISHGLGSGPEAFAYLAEHLASYGFAVVVPQHIGSDAERRQAAVQGLLSSDVNPVEYLDRPHDISFVLDELERRSQTDPALQGKLDLQNVGAIGHSFGGYAVLALAGAPLSIDRLQQSCANNQISFNAAPSLQCLASRLPQFNYQLQDERIKVVVAMSPITGILFGPEGMSQIPVPTMIMAGSKDIIASVVQEQIHPFIWLTTPERISIPICCLIWTFA
- a CDS encoding alpha/beta hydrolase, which gives rise to MTSETWTHDTLTTNGVTLHYVTQGQGDLMLMLHGFPEFWYSWRHQIPEFAQHYKVVALDLRGYNDSDKPESVDAYRMEELVKDVNGAIHALGYDRCILVGHDWGGAIAWSFAYAHPDRVDRLIVMNLPHPAKFVAGLKTPQQLLRSWYIFFFQLPILPELVLWWDDYRMVAAAFADMAINKSAFTPEDLDAFKTAAAKRGALTAMLNYYRANFGRDNRLNRPWDKLLIPTLLIWGEKDAALGVELTYGTEDYVEDLKICYIPNCSHWVQQEQPQLVNQYMRDFLDRDDLSVE
- a CDS encoding Dethiobiotin synthetase, translated to MDYDSAQPIILNYGQLVDDDDRNFLNRLRQGVPPIPGQVTEILLALKVLFEALKEVPALERDLVSALFTLAYDSRQSFTAGRQRGVEWPPLLDEDLERIAIAVRSILAGTWYG